Proteins encoded together in one Oncorhynchus masou masou isolate Uvic2021 chromosome 3, UVic_Omas_1.1, whole genome shotgun sequence window:
- the LOC135516030 gene encoding pyroglutamyl-peptidase 1-like — MATKSTVIVTGFGTFGDHTINASWVAVQELERIGLAQNVDLHICEVPVEYQAVQSLLPSLWKQHQPQLVVHVGVSGIATTVTLEKCGRNHGYKRVDNCSFCPDSQCCMEGGPECIDSVIDMDLVCKRVNSSRLGVAVSVSKDAGRYLCDYTYYTSLYLGKGRSAFVHVPPLGKPYNAQDLGRALQAIVGEMLELVGQAEGDDHHRHHCSHQHHQHAH, encoded by the exons ATGGCGACTAAAAGCACGGTAATAGTGACAG GGTTTGGAACTTTTGGAGATCACACCATCAATGCTAGCTGGGTGGCAGTACAG GAACTGGAGCGGATCGGCTTGGCTCAGAATGTGGATCTGCACATCTGTGAGGTGCCAGTGGAGTACCAGGCAGTTCAAAGTCTGCTTCCATCTCTATGGAAACAGCACCAGCCACAG TTGGTGGTCCATGTCGGAGTCTCTGGCATAGCCACCACGGTCACCTTGGAGAAATGTGGCCGCAACCACGGCTACAAGCGGGTGGACAACTGCAGCTTCTGTCCAGACTCTCagtgctgtatggaggggggCCCTGAATGCATCGATTCAGTCATAGACATGGACCTGGTATGCAAGAGGGTCAACTCCTCAAGGCTGGGTGTGGCAGTGTCGGTATCAAAGGACGCAGGCCG ATACCTATGTGATTACACCTACTACACGTCACTGTACCTGGGGAAGGGCAGGTCAGCGTTCGTTCACGTTCCTCCTCTGGGGAAGCCCTACAATGCCCAGGACCTAGGCAGAGCCTTGCAGGCCATAGTGGGAGAGATGCTGGAGCTTGTGGGTCAAGCTGAGGGTGATGACCATCACCGCCACCACTGCAGCCACCAGCACCATCAGCATGCTCACTAA
- the LOC135516037 gene encoding transcription factor JunD-like → MEITLYPGSVLNTRGIASLYSYNSMMKKDMSLNLDDQSSNLKPNLRDADGILNSSDLGLLKLATPDLERLIIQSNGMVTTTPTSQFLYPKSASDEQEFAEGFVKALEDLHKQNQLSEGTCAPPDRLDLIGSNAAPVGLPSDLPVYTTLNGYGNSPLGTTVNYSTDTIPFPPPPSNLMSAHQQAAAAALSRLQAFKDEPQTVPDMQCFVDSPPLSPIDMDNQERIKAERKKLRNRIAASKCRKRKLERISRLEDKVKNLKTQNTELASTASVLREQVAQLKQKVMNHVSNGCQLMPKQVQVY, encoded by the coding sequence ATGGAAATAACCCTCTACCCTGGTAGTGTGCTGAATACTCGAGGGATCGCAAGCCTCTATTCCTACAACAGCATGATGAAAAAAGACATGAGTCTAAACCTGGACGACCAAAGCTCCAATCTGAAACCGAATCTCCGGGACGCAGACGGAATTCTGAACTCTTCGGACTTGGGACTCTTGAAATTGGCCACCCCGGACCTAGAACGGTTGATTATCCAATCGAATGGAATGGTTACGACGACCCCAACCTCTCAGTTCCTCTACCCGAAGTCAGCCAGCGACGAACAAGAATTCGCGGAAGGCTTCGTGAAGGCGCTGGAGGATCTTCACAAGCAGAACCAACTGAGCGAGGGGACGTGCGCACCACCGGACAGACTGGACCTAATCGGCTCCAACGCAGCCCCGGTCGGCTTGCCGTCAGATCTGCCAGTGTACACGACTTTGAACGGCTATGGAAATAGCCCACTGGGCACCACAGTGAATTATTCCACGGATACCATTCCATTCCCACCGCCACCTTCTAATCTGATGAGCGCCCATCAACAGGCGGCTGCGGCAGCGCTGTCACGACTCCAGGCGTTCAAGGACGAGCCGCAGACGGTCCCCGACATGCAGTGCTTTGTAGACAGCCCGCCGTTGTCTCCCATTGACATGGACAACCAGGAGCGCATCAAAGCAGAGAGGAAAAAACTGCGCAACAGAATAGCGGCGTCCAAGTGCCGCAAAAGAAAGCTGGAGAGAATATCGCGTCTTGAAGACAAGGTCAAAAACTTGAAGACTCAGAACACTGAACTGGCCTCCACAGCCAGTGTGCTCAGAGAGCAGGTGGCCCAGTTGAAACAAAAGGTTATGAACCATGTCAGTAATGGATGTCAGCTTATGCCAAAGCAAGTACAAGTTTACTAG
- the LOC135516041 gene encoding ras-related protein Rab-3A-like, giving the protein MASATATYGQKESSDQNFDYMFKILIIGNSSVGKTSFLFRYADDSFTPAFVSTVGIDFKVKTIYRNDKRIKLQIWDTAGQERYRTITTAYYRGAMGFILMYDITNEDSFNAVQDWSTQIKTYSWDNAQVLLVGNKCDMEDERVVAADRGRQLSDQLGFEYFECSAKDNINVKQTFERLVDIICEKMSESLDNADPAVTGAKQGPQLTEQPERPHQDCAC; this is encoded by the exons ATGGCCTCAGCAACAGCCACCTATGGACAGAAGGAGTCCTCCGACCAGAACTTCGACTACATGTTCAAGATCCTGATCATTGGCAACAGCAGTGTGGGTAAAACCTCCTTCCTGTTTCGCTATGCTGATGACTCCTTCACGCCGGCTTTCGTCAGCACGGTGGGCATCGACTTCAAGGTGAAGACCATCTACAGGAACGACAAAAGGATAAAGCTGCAGATCTGG GATACTGCCGGACAGGAGCGCTACAGGACCATCACCACGGCCTACTACAGAGGAGCCATGGGCTTCATCCTCATGTATGACATCACCAACGAGGACTCCTTCAACGCTGTGCAGGACTG GTCCACCCAGATCAAGACGTACTCCTGGGACAATGCCCAGGTCCTGCTGGTGGGAAACAAGTGTGACATGGAAGACGAGAGGGTGGTGGCAGCAGACAGGGGCCGGCAGCTCTCTGACCAACTGG GCTTTGAGTACTTTGAGTGCAGTGCCAAGGACAACATCAACGTCAAGCAGACGTTTGAGCGGCTGGTGGACATCATCTGTGAGAAGATGTCGGAGAGCTTAGACAACGCTGACCCCGCCGTCACAGGGGCCAAACAGGGGCCCCAGCTCACCGAGCAGCCCGAACGCCCCCACCAGGACTGTGCTTGCTAA